The window ACTCCCGGAGTTACTTCACAAAGAGTTATGAAAACATGGTTCTTAATAATTGAATGAGTATTTGACTCTGTTAGCAGATTTGTCCATCTTTCCTTTTTTGAATAATATATGCTGATACCATTATTTGTGGCAAACCAAAGATCTCCTTCATTGTCTTCTATAACTGCATTTACCTGGTTATTAACTAAGGAATTATTATTGCTAAAGCTATGTCTGAACCATTTATATTTAGGAGACCCGGAATATAGAATGGTTATTCCAATAGGGTAATTAGATAACCAAATGTGTCCTTCATTATCAATATACAGATCATTTATAGTGTTACCATTCATGCCATTAAGCTGATTGTAATCGGCAACAATATAGGGCGATAACTGATAGCTGTCTGTATTCATCTTGTAAACGCCTACTCCACCGGTTGCAATCAGAACTTCATTTTTGTTCAACGCTTTTATGGCATTAATGCTGATGTCATTGAGCCCACTCTGAGTTAACTGTAGCTGTTGTTTTTGAATATCATAAACATAGATTCCTTTATCCAGGTTTACGATGAATAATTTCTTATTATCCTTATGATAATATAATTTTTCAATTCTTACAGGCAGATTATCTAATCCTTTTTGAGGTATTCTCAATAAAGTATTGTTTTGTAATTTGGCAGCATATACTCCTTCATTAGTCCCAATATAATAGATATCACTGTCAGTCTGGACAATATCATTGATTGGTTTATTATTGAGATCCCTTATTAGTATAAGTTTCTGAGAATTGATGTTGTAAAGATATTGACTATGTGTAGTGCATAGCCAGATGTTATTATGATTATCAATATATGAGTAAATAACAGGTCCTTTATTCTTTAGGAGGAATACTAATTGAAATCTGTCAATTTTAATATTGTATTTGAAAATCTGTCCATTTTTGGTTATCTCCCATAAAACATTTTCTTTGTCCATGAGAAGCTGGTTCATGTCTGTAAAACAATTTATCTTCTCCTTATTTGTACTCAGATCATAATGTTTGAACCGTATTCCGTCGTACCTGTCTATTCCTTCTTGTGTGAGAAACCACATATATCCTTTTTTATCTTTACTGATGCAGTATACGTGTCTGTTGCTTAGCCCGTCTTCTACGCCTATATATTTGTAGGCTTGTGAGAAGCTTAGAGAGCTTACGGAGAGAAGTAGTATAAACAGTAATTTTCTCATTTTTAGGAAAATTTATGTTGGCTGATCACAAAAATCAAAAAAAAAAGTGATATATCAAAACATTATAAGCGAAATTTGTGAAAAAAGATAAAATAATAATCTTGACAGTCTTATAGTGGCTGTTTGTATACATAATTAGACATATTTGAATATCTACTATATCAGCGGAATGTTCTAAATGGCTAACCCTGCTTTGCAACATGTTATTTCTATATTCGTGTATAGTAGAGATCTCTTGTATTGTTTATATGATGAGTATTTATGGAGAACGTCTCTTCTGGTTTAGAAATTGATTTAGTACTATTATTCATATATCTAGACTGTCTTTTTCTTAAACTTATAATTTAGTTAAGTCTATTTGTATAAAAAAAGAGGCAAAAGTTTTAAACTTTTGCCTCTTTTTTTATATTAATAGATTGTTCCTATTTATGTTCTTCGACCCACTTGCGTGCATTTACAAATGCTTCCATCCATGGAGTAATCTGATCACAGTTTATTCTATCAGCAGGATAATAAGCATTCTGCCAAGGGAAGATAGCTCTTTCAAGGTGAGGCATCATTGCCAAATGGCGACCGTCTTCAGAAGCAAGGCCGGCTACACTGTAATCTGAACCATTTGGATTACCAGGATATTCGTCATAAGAATATGTAGCTACTACATTGTATTTATCTTCCTCATAAGGTAATGAGAATTTCCCTTCTCCATGAGCTACCCAGATACCTAATTTAGATCCGCTAAGTGAACCGAACATCACACTACGGTTTGTAGGAATGGTTACACCGATAAAGGTAGATTCAAACTTATGAGAATTATTGTGTAGCATTTTTGTTTTCTTTTCGTGCTCAGGATTGATTAACCCCAACTCAATCATTAACTGACAACCGTTGCAGATTCCTAAACTTAATGTGTCCTTACGGGCAAAGAATTTATCAAGAGCAGATTTTGCTTTTTCATTGAACAGGAATCCTCCGGCCCATCCTTTGGCAGAACCAAGTACGTCTGAGTTAGAGAAACCTCCGCAACAAACAATCATATTGATGTCTTCCAATGTCTCGCGTCCGCTGATTAAGTCGGTCATAGTTACATCTTTCACATCAAATCCGGCAAGATATAATGAGTAAGCCATTTCTCGCTCACCATTGGTTCCCTTTTCACGGATAATAGCTGCCTTTATGCCGCTTGGAGTGCGGCGATCCGGAGAGATGCCATATTGAGAGAACTTGCCTTTGAAGTCTTTGTTGTATACAAATTCCAGCGGCTGCATTTTGTAATTCTCGAAACGAGCTTTGGCACAACCGTTCATGGACTGCTTCCTGTCTAATAAGTAAGAAGAAGAGTACCATACATCGCGCATATAATCAATACCAAACTGATAAGTCGCATCGTCTTTCGATACAAGAATGTGACGTTCGTCAGTTGGTTTGGCAATCATAACAAAACCTACTCCAGCATCTTCCAGAATCTTTTCTACTTCTGCTTTGTGTTTCACCTGAATAACAATTCCCGGGTTTTCTGCAAATAGAATCTTAACGAGGTCAGTTTCTTTTAGTTTGTCCAGATTAACTTCAAGTCCGCCTTCTGTATTTGCAAAGCACATTTCAAGTAAAGTAGTAATTAAACCACCGGCAGAGATATCGTGGCCTGCCATGATTAGTCCTTTATTTACTAATTCCTGAATAGCAAGGAATGCATCGCGGAAATATTCGCTGTCTTGTACGCAAGGTACATCATCACCTATCTTATTTAGTGATTGAGCAAAAGCAGAACCACCAAGTTTTAACTCGTCAAAGCTAAAGTCTATATGATAAAGGTAACTCTTTTCATCATTTACCAGTACAGGAGAAACTACCTTCTTGATATCAGAAACCTCTGCTCCGGCAGAAACGATAACTGTTCCCGGAGAAACAACTTTGCTTCCGTCTGGGTATTTCTGAGTCATGGACAAAGAGTCCTTACCTGTAGGTACGTTGATTTGCAAGTCACAACAGAAATCCGATAACGCTTTTACAGCGGTGTAAAGACGTGCATCTTCACCTTCCATAGAGCGGCAAGGCCACATCCAGTTGGCAGATAAAGAGATGCTATCCATTCCTTCAGCAAGCGGAGCCCAGACAAGATTGGTAAGAGCCTCAGATACAGCAAGAATAGAACCTGCAGCAGGATCTGCCAAAGCAGCCTGAGGTGCATGACCTATAGAAGTAGCGATACCTTTTTCTCCTCTGTAATCGAGCGCAACCACACCACAGTCGCTCAATGGCAACTGAAGTTCTCCCTGACATTGCTGACGGGCAACCTTTCCGGTTACCGAACGGTCTACCTTATTAGTTAACCAGTCCTTACAAGCAACAGCTTCCAGTTGAAGCACGCGGGTAAGATATTCGTCCAGGTTGTCAATATTGTAAGTAGCATTCTCGTAGTGAGCTTCTACTGTCTTATCAATCATGTAAGTTTTTGGAGAACTACCGAACATCTGATCAACAGATAAATCGAACGGACGAACACCATCAGCTTGTTCAAATGCGAAACGTGCGTCGCCTGTGGTTTCACCCACTACGTACATTGGAGCACGTTCACGTTCAGCAATCTTACGTACATGCTCGATTGCTTCTTCCTTTATTAATAATCCCATACGTTCCTGAGACTCATTGGCAATAATTTCTTTTGCAGATAAAGTCTTGTCGCCGATAGGAAGTTTATCCATGTGAATTACTCCACCGTTTTCTTCAACTAATTCTGAAAGACAGTTTACGTGACCTGCGGATCCGTGGTCGTGAATAGAAACAATAGGGTTTACATCTTCCTCGCAAAGTGCGCGAACTACATTGTTTGCACGTTTTTGCATTTCCGCATTAGCACGCTGAACAGCGTTTAACTCGATTCCGCTGGTATAACGTCCTGTGTCAACAGAAGAAACAGAGCCACCACCTAAACCAATACGGTAGTTGTCACCACCCAGTACTACTACTTTGTTTCCTGTTTCAGGTTTACCTTTCAGGCAATCGCGTTGTGTGCCGTAGCCTACACCGCCGGCAAGCATAATTACCTTGTCGTACCCATAACGAACATCGTTTTCGTTATGCTCGAAAGTTAGTACAGAACCACAGATGAGTGGTTGGCCAAACTTGTTTCCGAAGTCAGAAGCACCGTTGGATGCTTTGATCAGAATCTGTTCAGGAGTTTGGTATAACCATTCGCGAACCGGAAGAAGTTCTTCCCATTCTCTGCCTTCGTCTGTGCGAGGGTAAGAAGTCATGTAAACAGCTGTTCCTGCAATAGGCAAAGAACCTTTTCCTCCACCCATACGGTCACGGATTTCTCCACCAGTTCCTGTAGAGGCGCCGTTGAATGGCTCTACAGTAGTAGGGAAGTTATGAGTTTCCGCCTTCAGTGAAATAACTGTTTTAATATCTTTGATCTGGAAATAATCAGAAGTTGAATGATCAGCTGGTGCAAATTGCTCTACTACCGGACCTTCTGCAAAGGCAACATTGTCTTTGTAGGCAGAAATAATCTTATTAGGATTCTCTGCAGTAGTCTTTTTAATCATCTGGAAAAGTGAAGATTCCATCTCTTTGCCATCAATGATAAACGTTCCGCCGAAGATTTTGTGACGACAGTGCTCTGAGTTGATCTGTGCAAAACCAAAAACCTCAGAGTCAGTAAGCTTACGTCCCATGGATTTTTCCATGTTGATAAGGTAATCCATCTCTTCTTGTGAAAGAGCTAAACCTTCTTTTTCGTTATAAGCAGCCAGATCATCAATATAAATGATGGCTTCTGGTTGACGATTCGTTGTAAACACGCCTTGATTCAAACCTTTGTACATACGTTGCAGCATCGGATCACGATCAGCATTCTCATCTTGTACAGGGAAGTATTCTTCTATACGGAGAATACCTTCAATACCCATGTTCTGAGTAATTTCCACGGCATTTGTGCTCCAAGGAGTAATCATTTCCTTACGAGGGCCAACAAAATAACCTTGTAACTGGTCTTCGCTTTCCACATTTGCTTCACCTAAAAGCCAACTGAGTTTTTTGATGTCCTCAGAAGAGAATTCATGGTCGGCTTCTACTGCCACCACGCTCTGAGAAGGGGTTCTGAAAAAAAGAATCATATCACTTTAAGTATATATGGGTTATTATAATTCTGAAGAATTATTTTCTATTTTGCACGCAAAGTTACGTAAATCCCTCGGGCTGTGAAAGAAATGCGTTTATTATTTGTGCTTTATCCAATTCATATAGTTCTTTTATGGATATGATATATATCAAAGCACTATTATGATATATATCATAGTGTATGTTTGATATATATCAAAAGGTGTGTTAGATATATATCAAACGTAAATTTATTGACGGGAGATTTACAAATATCTGACGGTGAACTTACCAAAGATGGAAGTTCGTATTATTTAACCCCTATTCCAGATTATGTATTTGCATGTTTTCTGGTTGGCTGTTTATTATTAAAAATGACTTAAAGGTATGAATTTGGACAGCATAACCATATTATTCTGCAAGGTATATCTGTTTTTGTGAAAATGGGATTTGCACAATTGGCAATGTTAATGTATTTTTGGCTCAAAATTTTAATATTATTTTAAAGAAAATAATATTCATATAGAATGTAATCCTAAAAAGTGTTAGATTTGTGTCCTAAAGCGCAATATAACATTAACTCATGTTAATTAACACAGTATAGCCATGATAAAAAACTATTTGAAAAAATGTCTTGTAAGTTTATTCGTTTCTTCGTTTTTATTTGCCTCATGTGTGGATCAAGGCTATGATCTGAGCAAGGATATAAACTTGGCTATTCATATTGGAGGAGATGGACTTGCTCTCCCTGTGGGAAGTACAGATTCAATAAAACTAAGTAAAATTATTAAAGTGGATGAATCAGATGTACTTCATCTCAATGGCGGAGAATACTCTTTGATGAAAAAAGACACGATCGATCCTGCCGTTAATGTCAGTATTCCAAGTGCAAGTGATATTAGTATACCTACTATAACATGGGAATCAAGTAATTTGTATACACTGGCTGGCTTGTCTACCCGCGCCTCACGGAGAAGTAGTTTAAGTATGGAACTTCCTGTTCCTGCAACTTCATGGAATTTGGCTCTGTTAAATGAAGATATGCCAACAGAAGTAAAGTCCATTAAAACAATTACTCCCAAAAACGGTGGAGTAGATGCAACTATTACACTAACTCTTACTGGCGTAACCTCCGCTGTTGGTTATGTATTTAATGATCTCGAATTGGTCTTTCCTGATTTTATAGTTTCTCCGCAATTAACCAACCATAAACTGATCTTAAACGGATCTACCAAAGTGGTACAAATAAAAATTACGTCTTTTGATTTCTCTAATGAACCAGGCGGTGCTTTAGCTATAAAAGTTGTAAATGGTAAAAGAACTCTGAGTCTGAGCAAGCCGGTTACTTTCTCGGGCGCAATT of the uncultured Bacteroides sp. genome contains:
- a CDS encoding two-component regulator propeller domain-containing protein produces the protein MRKLLFILLLSVSSLSFSQAYKYIGVEDGLSNRHVYCISKDKKGYMWFLTQEGIDRYDGIRFKHYDLSTNKEKINCFTDMNQLLMDKENVLWEITKNGQIFKYNIKIDRFQLVFLLKNKGPVIYSYIDNHNNIWLCTTHSQYLYNINSQKLILIRDLNNKPINDIVQTDSDIYYIGTNEGVYAAKLQNNTLLRIPQKGLDNLPVRIEKLYYHKDNKKLFIVNLDKGIYVYDIQKQQLQLTQSGLNDISINAIKALNKNEVLIATGGVGVYKMNTDSYQLSPYIVADYNQLNGMNGNTINDLYIDNEGHIWLSNYPIGITILYSGSPKYKWFRHSFSNNNSLVNNQVNAVIEDNEGDLWFATNNGISIYYSKKERWTNLLTESNTHSIIKNHVFITLCEVTPGVIWAGGYSSNIYQINKHSLKISYLTPSNYAGHTLKPDKYIYSIIKDNYGYVWTGGHYNLARIDLKNKKPCIYPGISSVKVILEKDEKHLWIGCDNGLYILDKESGKFKNIKMPEGKPYIYALHQENGLLYIGTCSSGMLVYNDRT
- the purL gene encoding phosphoribosylformylglycinamidine synthase yields the protein MILFFRTPSQSVVAVEADHEFSSEDIKKLSWLLGEANVESEDQLQGYFVGPRKEMITPWSTNAVEITQNMGIEGILRIEEYFPVQDENADRDPMLQRMYKGLNQGVFTTNRQPEAIIYIDDLAAYNEKEGLALSQEEMDYLINMEKSMGRKLTDSEVFGFAQINSEHCRHKIFGGTFIIDGKEMESSLFQMIKKTTAENPNKIISAYKDNVAFAEGPVVEQFAPADHSTSDYFQIKDIKTVISLKAETHNFPTTVEPFNGASTGTGGEIRDRMGGGKGSLPIAGTAVYMTSYPRTDEGREWEELLPVREWLYQTPEQILIKASNGASDFGNKFGQPLICGSVLTFEHNENDVRYGYDKVIMLAGGVGYGTQRDCLKGKPETGNKVVVLGGDNYRIGLGGGSVSSVDTGRYTSGIELNAVQRANAEMQKRANNVVRALCEEDVNPIVSIHDHGSAGHVNCLSELVEENGGVIHMDKLPIGDKTLSAKEIIANESQERMGLLIKEEAIEHVRKIAERERAPMYVVGETTGDARFAFEQADGVRPFDLSVDQMFGSSPKTYMIDKTVEAHYENATYNIDNLDEYLTRVLQLEAVACKDWLTNKVDRSVTGKVARQQCQGELQLPLSDCGVVALDYRGEKGIATSIGHAPQAALADPAAGSILAVSEALTNLVWAPLAEGMDSISLSANWMWPCRSMEGEDARLYTAVKALSDFCCDLQINVPTGKDSLSMTQKYPDGSKVVSPGTVIVSAGAEVSDIKKVVSPVLVNDEKSYLYHIDFSFDELKLGGSAFAQSLNKIGDDVPCVQDSEYFRDAFLAIQELVNKGLIMAGHDISAGGLITTLLEMCFANTEGGLEVNLDKLKETDLVKILFAENPGIVIQVKHKAEVEKILEDAGVGFVMIAKPTDERHILVSKDDATYQFGIDYMRDVWYSSSYLLDRKQSMNGCAKARFENYKMQPLEFVYNKDFKGKFSQYGISPDRRTPSGIKAAIIREKGTNGEREMAYSLYLAGFDVKDVTMTDLISGRETLEDINMIVCCGGFSNSDVLGSAKGWAGGFLFNEKAKSALDKFFARKDTLSLGICNGCQLMIELGLINPEHEKKTKMLHNNSHKFESTFIGVTIPTNRSVMFGSLSGSKLGIWVAHGEGKFSLPYEEDKYNVVATYSYDEYPGNPNGSDYSVAGLASEDGRHLAMMPHLERAIFPWQNAYYPADRINCDQITPWMEAFVNARKWVEEHK